The following proteins are encoded in a genomic region of Ictalurus furcatus strain D&B chromosome 6, Billie_1.0, whole genome shotgun sequence:
- the epc2 gene encoding enhancer of polycomb homolog 2 — MSKLSFRARALDAAKPLPVYSNGDIPDLNDCVSISRAVPQMPTGMEKEEESEHHLQRAICAQQVFREKKDSMVIPVPEAQGSITYYDRLYKGDFRQPKQLIHIQPFGLDSEQPDYDMDSEDETLLNRLNRKMELKPLQFEIVVDRLEKASANQLVTLQEAKLLLNEDDYLLKSVYDYWVRKRKNCRGPSLIPQIRQEKRDGSTNNDAYVAFRRRTEKMQTRKNRKNDEASYEKMLKLRREFSRAITILEMVKKREKSKRELLHLTLEVVEKRYQMSDFSGDVLNEVSAPLAEKTVYPAPICLPNGNRHKAENKIKTHKSVPKHHPHHFPVKIEPQFDVVRGHKKYTRRPKLEPLRQHAITKADIKQYDFHSSGEEENPLSPSSEPDEENDPDGGFVFRRRAGCHYLAPLTDKSCPPVPRLEGIDALCQRNSLTALSVPRRCVGVTRRRLGRGGRVLLDRTSSDLDRVLRHLDPDTVSPSDSLPVLTDTQTNTHVPVSARAKPQRSLAQLLNDIQACRWRYFRPRPLSQNGKEESRPDALQDNRKGVGGTTVTSSLRNGSLGGITEEQFQSHQQQLAQMLQQQNPPLSERSHAHVSNSASSACLSKTVDSASAHFAASAVISGSNKDLKPHSAGVNGILTNSGCSRPSKFSCSSPAGTGSVSSGTSSSARPPAVPQSVHHMSAVSPARPCAPSSPTLKLVSMASSSLERVPKVTLGRDKHEPERLALNGLADTTVAMEVT, encoded by the exons ATGAGCAAACTCTCGTTCCGAGCGCGAGCGCTAGACGCCGCCAAACCTCTTCCCGTTTACTCTAACGGCGACATCCCGGACTTAAATGACTGCGTGTCCATCAGCCGAGCGGTCCCGCAAATGCCGACCGGGATGGAGAAAGAAGAGGAATCG GAGCACCATCTCCAGCGAGCCATCTGTGCCCAGCAGGTGTTCAGGGAGAAGAAGGACAGCATGGTCATCCCGGTGCCCGAAGCCCAAGGCAGCATCACCTACTACGACCGTCTGTACAAAGGAGACTTCCGTCAGCCCAAACAGCTCATCCACATCCAGC CGTTCGGGCTGGACAGCGAGCAGCCGGACTACGACATGGACTCGGAAGACGAGACATTGCTCAATCGACTCAACCGCAAGATGGAGCTCAAACCGCTTCAGTTCGAGATCGTGGTGGACCGGCTGGAGAAAGCCAGTGCTAACCAG CTGGTGACTCTGCAGGAGGCCAAGCTGTTGCTGAACGAAGATGACTACCTGCTCAAGTCCGTGTACGACTACTgggtgaggaagaggaagaactGCCGCGGGCCTTCGCTCATCCCACAGATCAGGCAGGAGAAGCGCGACGGCTCCACCAACAACGACGCCTACGTGGCTTTCCGCCGGCGCACAGAGAAGATGCAGACGAGGAAG AACCGTAAAAACGACGAGGCGTCCTACGAAAAGATGCTAAAGCTGCGGCGGGAGTTCAGCCGAGCCATCACCATCCTAGAGATGGTTAAGAAGAGggaaaagagcaagagagagctgCTGCACCTCACACTGGAGGTGGTAGAGAAGAG GTACCAAATGAGCGATTTCTCCGGAGACGTTTTAAACGAGGTCTCAGCACCACTGGCAGAGAAAACAGTCTACCCAGCTCCAATATGTCTACCCAATGGGAACAGGCATAAAGCAGAAAACAAAATTAAG ACGCACAAGTCCGTGCCTAAGCACCATCCGCACCACTTTCCAGTCAAGATCGAGCCTCAGTTCGACGTTGTCCGGGGGCATAAAAAGTACACGCGCAGACCCAAGCTGGAGCCGCTGCGCCAGCACGCCATCACCAAGGCCGACATCAAACAGTACGACTTTCACAGCTCTGGCGAGGAGGAAAACCCTCTG TCTCCATCGTCTGAGCCAGACGAGGAGAACGACCCAGACGGAGGCTTTGTTTTCAGACGTCGAGCTGGTTGCCATTACCTCGCT CCCCTGACAGATAAGAGCTGCCCCCCTGTACCACGTCTGGAAGGCATCGATGCTCTGTGCCAGAGAAACTCCCTCACAGCTCTGTCTGTGCCACGCCGCTGCGTCGGGGTGACACGCAGACGCCTGGGCCGCGGCGGCAG AGTGCTGCTCGACCGAACCTCGTCAGATCTGGACCGAGTCCTCAGGCACTTGGACCCTGACACGGTCAGCCCGTCTGACTCCCTCCCCGTGCTCACGGACACGCAGACGAACACGCACGTTCCCGTATCGGCCCGGGCAAAGCCTCAGCGCTCTCTGGCTCAGCTCCTTAACGACATCCAGGCCTGCAGGTGGAGATACTTCCGCCCGCGACCCCTCAGCCAAAATGGAAAGGAAGAGAGCAGACCGGACGCTCTTCAGGACAACAGGAAAGGAGTAGGAGGAACAACGGTCACCAGTAGTTTGAGAAACGGCAGTTTAG GTGGGATCACGGAGGAGCAGTTTCAGTCCCACCAGCAGCAGTTGGCTCAGATGCTCCAGCAGCAGAACCCACCTCTGTCTGAACGTTCCCACGCACACGTGTCT AATTCGGCCTCCTCAGCCTGTCTGTCCAAGACAGTAGACTCTGCCAGCGCTCACTTCGCCGCCTCTGCTGTGATCAGTGGCTCAAACAAGGATCTCAAACCCCACAGCGCCGGAGTCAATGGCATTCTCACTAATTCAG GATGCTCCAGACCGAGTAAGTTCAGCTGTTCATCTCCAGCCGGAACCGGCAGCGTCTCCTCAGGCACATCGTCCTCTGCTCGCCCCCCTGCCGTGCCCCAGTCTGTGCACCACATGAGTGCCGTGTCTCCCGCACGACCCTGCGCCCCCTCGTCGCCCACGTTAAAGCTCGTTAGCATGGCCAGCAGCAGTCTGGAGCGCGTGCCCAAAGTCACACTCGGCAg GGATAAACACGAGCCAGAGAGGCTGGCTCTGAACGGATTAGCAGACACCACTGTGGCCATGGAGGTGACATAG